A region from the Clostridium beijerinckii genome encodes:
- a CDS encoding transferase encodes MSKINSLLQKTEEIINKGITKDGVIEILNALKCSFPFDVLEEIQLYGDYLPKNQELGFSEEKRYLHFLWDVLDKSPMCLISNFAIPFRRILAMKLFKSCGKNFIAEENVRFNVPDNIEIGDDVFLNRGVFMDSKGGVTLGNSVVITEGVTIFTHSHTEDDHVLRTYAPVIIKDYAKIYSNSTILPGVTIGKQSIVAACSLLDKSVEDNALVAGVPAKNVRDRKTFNKSEDELNHIWFYNNEFQKSEV; translated from the coding sequence ATGAGTAAAATAAATAGTTTATTGCAAAAAACAGAAGAAATAATAAATAAAGGTATAACTAAAGATGGTGTAATAGAAATTTTAAATGCACTAAAATGTTCTTTTCCATTTGATGTTTTAGAAGAAATCCAATTATATGGGGATTATTTACCTAAAAATCAGGAACTAGGTTTTTCAGAAGAAAAAAGATACTTACATTTTTTATGGGATGTATTAGATAAATCACCTATGTGTCTTATATCTAACTTTGCTATTCCATTTAGAAGAATATTAGCAATGAAATTATTTAAGTCATGTGGAAAAAATTTTATAGCTGAAGAAAATGTTCGTTTTAATGTGCCAGATAATATCGAAATTGGTGACGATGTATTTTTAAACAGGGGAGTATTTATGGATTCTAAAGGTGGTGTAACGTTAGGGAATTCAGTAGTAATAACTGAAGGCGTAACAATATTTACTCATTCTCATACAGAAGATGATCATGTTTTAAGAACGTATGCACCTGTAATCATAAAAGATTATGCTAAAATATATTCAAATTCGACAATATTACCAGGTGTAACAATTGGAAAGCAGTCTATAGTAGCTGCTTGTTCGCTATTAGATAAAAGTGTAGAAGACAATGCGTTAGTAGCAGGAGTACCTGCGAAAAACGTAAGAGATCGGAAAACTTTTAATAAAAGCGAAGATGAGTTAAATCACATATGGTTTTATAATAACGAATTTCAAAAATCGGAAGTATAG
- a CDS encoding methyl-accepting chemotaxis protein, with the protein MKISFNYKKMSFKSKFMAVILPLVIVGLLSLTGVAYANFHNIMDTELTNSMSLRTTEATNHINTWLTSRLAEVRETVQNPMVKRVVDINPNLNLNAVDESINFIDELNLSRWNFINTTYPDQYAALHIVNFLEPNEWSNTESLGKLEARYYNVKNGQFATAPWAKAAAAEAGQRYSKTNGVPYDAIFNPTYSEAYARNVVMMFAWQKNTEGKVVAGAASSVTIETIEEQVKALKYGEKGYGMLLAKDGTFIVHPNEDWAMKEKISTVNDPDLNKLNELIATGKAGMFRFGEGSEKQIAFYAPAPIAEWTVVNVVYENELFAAANKLLLIMLGIAIAIIIILSLAIYAVASHLVRPLIRLNKFAEVVSTGDLSGSIKVESEDEIGNLTRAFNNTIEALRNIVTDITNESIKVNDVSSNLATSCDDSSKVTVEVAKTIQVIAENTTEQARQVSLSVDKTNEIEEASSAVINKCNHMLETAEESHNISAVAFEAVDKAVDSMKIIVENNNSNLNESKILLGRSTEIGKIVEVITSIASQTNLLALNAAIEAARAGEQGRGFAVVADEVRTLAEQSANAANQISSLINSIQLQIVSITDSMDKGSAEITIGMETALQAETHFEDIEKAIGNIFSVVRDVHSATESMTQTAKSTVTEMQETSAISEQTAAATEEVSASVEEQSATMGEIGNSANQLSKLAHRLNELVSQFKISNSDKK; encoded by the coding sequence ATGAAAATATCTTTTAACTACAAGAAAATGTCATTTAAATCAAAATTTATGGCTGTGATTTTACCATTGGTTATAGTTGGATTGCTATCGCTAACAGGAGTAGCGTATGCGAATTTTCACAATATAATGGACACAGAGCTAACTAATTCAATGTCACTTAGAACAACAGAAGCTACAAATCATATTAATACTTGGCTAACCAGCAGGCTTGCAGAAGTACGTGAAACTGTTCAAAATCCTATGGTGAAACGTGTTGTGGACATTAATCCTAATCTTAATCTTAACGCTGTGGATGAATCGATAAATTTTATTGATGAATTAAATTTATCACGTTGGAATTTTATTAATACAACATATCCAGATCAATATGCAGCTTTACATATTGTAAATTTTCTAGAACCTAATGAATGGAGTAATACTGAGAGTTTAGGTAAACTTGAAGCACGTTATTATAATGTGAAAAATGGACAATTTGCAACTGCTCCATGGGCAAAAGCTGCTGCGGCAGAAGCTGGACAAAGATATTCTAAGACTAATGGTGTTCCTTATGATGCCATATTTAATCCAACATATTCTGAAGCTTATGCAAGAAATGTTGTAATGATGTTTGCATGGCAAAAAAATACTGAAGGTAAAGTTGTTGCAGGTGCAGCATCAAGTGTAACAATAGAAACAATAGAGGAACAAGTTAAAGCCCTAAAATATGGAGAAAAGGGTTATGGAATGTTGTTAGCTAAAGATGGAACTTTTATTGTTCATCCAAACGAGGATTGGGCGATGAAGGAAAAAATCAGTACAGTTAATGATCCAGATCTTAATAAGCTTAATGAACTTATTGCTACAGGAAAAGCAGGTATGTTCAGATTTGGTGAAGGAAGTGAGAAACAAATTGCTTTTTATGCTCCGGCACCAATAGCAGAGTGGACTGTAGTTAATGTAGTTTATGAAAATGAATTATTTGCAGCAGCAAATAAATTACTTTTAATCATGTTAGGAATAGCAATTGCAATTATAATCATTTTATCATTAGCCATATACGCTGTAGCTAGTCATCTTGTTAGACCATTAATTCGTCTTAATAAATTTGCTGAAGTTGTATCTACTGGTGACTTAAGTGGTTCTATAAAAGTGGAATCAGAAGATGAAATTGGAAATCTTACTCGAGCATTTAATAATACTATTGAAGCTTTAAGAAATATAGTAACAGATATAACTAATGAATCAATAAAAGTTAATGATGTTTCTAGTAATCTTGCTACTTCATGTGATGATAGCAGTAAAGTTACAGTAGAAGTTGCTAAGACAATACAAGTTATAGCAGAAAATACTACTGAACAAGCAAGACAAGTTTCTTTATCTGTTGATAAGACAAATGAAATAGAAGAAGCAAGCAGTGCAGTTATTAACAAGTGTAACCATATGCTTGAAACCGCTGAGGAATCACATAATATAAGTGCAGTAGCCTTTGAAGCTGTTGACAAAGCAGTAGACAGTATGAAAATAATTGTTGAAAACAATAATAGCAACTTAAATGAGAGTAAAATATTACTTGGTAGATCAACAGAAATTGGTAAAATTGTTGAGGTTATTACTAGCATTGCTAGTCAAACTAATTTACTTGCGCTTAATGCGGCTATTGAAGCAGCGCGTGCTGGGGAACAAGGACGTGGGTTTGCTGTTGTTGCAGATGAAGTTAGAACACTTGCTGAGCAGTCAGCTAATGCTGCTAATCAAATATCAAGTCTTATAAATAGTATACAATTACAAATTGTATCTATAACTGATAGTATGGACAAGGGTTCCGCTGAAATTACTATTGGTATGGAAACTGCATTACAAGCAGAAACTCATTTTGAGGATATTGAAAAGGCTATTGGCAATATTTTCTCTGTTGTACGTGATGTACATTCTGCAACAGAATCAATGACTCAAACTGCTAAAAGTACTGTAACAGAAATGCAAGAGACATCTGCTATATCTGAGCAGACAGCAGCTGCTACAGAAGAGGTATCAGCTTCAGTAGAAGAACAGTCTGCCACTATGGGGGAAATTGGTAATTCGGCTAATCAATTATCAAAACTGGCTCATAGATTAAATGAATTAGTATCACAATTTAAAATTTCTAATAGTGATAAAAAATAA
- a CDS encoding ammonia channel protein, producing MELLNGADMGFVIICAALVMLMVPGLALFYGGMVRSKNVLSITVQNYAALVVISLQWIFVGYTLAFGPDINGVIGGLDWSFLKNIGITPNTDYASTIPHLEFVVFQLMFSAITAAVISGSVAERMRFPAFLIFIILWSTLVYDPIAHWVWGTNGWIKNLGVLDFAGGHAVEMNSGISGLVAAIFIGKRKKVIPEPHHIPMAILGGGLLWFGWFGFNAGSALAMNFTAVNAFVTTNTSAAAGAVGWVACEWILYKKPTALGIVSGAIAGLVAITQGAGFVSPISAIFIGLIGGTLSFFAIAVLKRKLGYDDTLDAFGCHGVAGIWGSIATAIFASKSINPAGADGLIYGNFHLLKVHLISACATVLYAATVTFIILKIMSYVMNIRVTANQEVEGLDISLHGEEAYSGFNG from the coding sequence ATGGAATTGTTAAATGGAGCAGATATGGGATTTGTAATTATTTGTGCTGCGTTAGTAATGCTAATGGTACCAGGGTTAGCTTTATTTTATGGTGGTATGGTAAGGAGTAAAAATGTACTAAGTATTACAGTACAAAACTATGCAGCTCTTGTTGTTATATCTCTACAGTGGATTTTTGTAGGATATACCTTAGCCTTTGGTCCTGATATAAATGGAGTAATTGGAGGATTAGATTGGAGCTTTTTAAAAAATATAGGTATTACACCTAATACGGATTACGCAAGTACAATACCACATTTAGAATTTGTAGTGTTCCAATTAATGTTTTCAGCAATTACTGCAGCTGTTATTTCAGGTTCTGTTGCTGAACGTATGAGATTTCCGGCCTTTCTGATATTTATTATTTTATGGAGTACATTAGTGTATGATCCTATTGCTCATTGGGTCTGGGGTACAAATGGATGGATAAAGAATTTAGGAGTTCTTGATTTTGCTGGAGGACATGCTGTTGAGATGAATTCAGGTATTTCTGGACTTGTTGCAGCAATATTTATTGGTAAAAGAAAGAAGGTAATCCCAGAACCACATCATATACCTATGGCAATACTAGGTGGAGGACTTTTATGGTTTGGATGGTTTGGATTTAATGCAGGAAGTGCTCTTGCTATGAATTTTACGGCTGTTAATGCTTTTGTTACTACAAATACTTCTGCGGCAGCAGGAGCAGTGGGGTGGGTAGCTTGTGAATGGATTCTTTACAAGAAACCTACAGCACTTGGAATAGTCAGCGGAGCCATAGCTGGATTAGTTGCAATAACTCAAGGTGCGGGATTTGTAAGTCCTATATCAGCAATATTTATTGGATTAATTGGGGGAACATTGAGTTTCTTTGCTATAGCAGTATTAAAAAGAAAATTAGGATATGATGATACTTTAGATGCTTTTGGTTGTCACGGAGTAGCAGGGATATGGGGGTCTATAGCTACAGCTATATTTGCATCAAAGTCAATTAATCCAGCAGGCGCAGATGGATTAATATATGGAAACTTTCATCTTTTAAAAGTTCATTTAATATCAGCATGTGCTACTGTCTTATATGCAGCAACTGTAACTTTTATAATACTTAAGATTATGAGTTATGTGATGAACATAAGAGTTACTGCAAATCAAGAAGTAGAAGGATTAGATATATCTTTACATGGAGAAGAAGCATATTCAGGTTTTAATGGATAA
- a CDS encoding recombinase family protein, translating into MKVAIYSRKSKFTGKGDSIENQVQMCKDYLSNQNRNNESYEFLIYEDEGFSGGNTNRPEFQRLMNDVSLKKFDILICYRLDRISRNVADFSSTLETLQRYNVDFVSIREQFDTSSPMGRAMIYIASVFAQLERETIAERVRDNMLELAKSGRWLGGTPPLGYKSTLVTYYDENMTQRSMAKLSIDDEELKIVKLIYDKYLELKSLSSVEAYLLERYYKTRTGANFRKSTLRSILTNPVYAKSSEEIFDYLGSQGMTLCGTPDGINGFLTYNKLKTIYSKDGNHGREFRNTSDWIVAVSKHKGIIESENWLKVQKMYTGNGDKFTVSARSHNALLTGIMKCAKCGSPMRIMHGPVSKKTGNKLYYYACTMKKDSKGTRCDNPNGKVEQIDPVVINAIKDLGKTKETFLKNLMAKNKQTRKAVAKDNLESNLNVLIKQKKHQIDNLLTKVSLEPDLGDFIIPKIKELKKEITQLNKDLNDANNTIEQIDMEELTLSFIKCLLEKCSIIDTLTHDEIKELIRGLTDKVTWDGNRGDLNLNFIGSNDDKKK; encoded by the coding sequence ATGAAAGTAGCAATATATAGTAGAAAATCAAAATTCACTGGAAAAGGTGACAGTATAGAAAATCAAGTTCAAATGTGTAAGGATTACTTATCAAATCAAAATAGAAATAATGAATCTTATGAATTTCTAATATATGAAGATGAAGGATTCTCTGGTGGAAATACTAACAGGCCTGAATTTCAGAGGCTCATGAATGATGTTTCTTTAAAGAAATTTGATATATTAATATGCTATAGATTAGACCGTATCTCTAGAAATGTAGCTGACTTCTCTTCTACCCTTGAAACTCTTCAAAGATACAATGTTGATTTTGTAAGCATAAGAGAACAATTTGACACTAGCTCACCAATGGGAAGAGCAATGATATACATAGCTTCAGTATTCGCTCAGCTGGAACGTGAAACCATTGCAGAACGTGTAAGAGATAACATGCTTGAACTTGCAAAGTCTGGCAGATGGCTTGGTGGGACTCCACCACTTGGCTATAAATCTACTCTTGTAACATACTATGATGAAAATATGACTCAACGTTCAATGGCTAAATTATCAATTGACGATGAAGAATTGAAAATAGTTAAATTAATATATGATAAATACCTAGAACTTAAATCATTAAGTAGCGTTGAAGCCTATCTTCTTGAGCGCTACTATAAAACAAGAACTGGAGCCAATTTTAGAAAATCAACCTTAAGATCAATATTAACTAATCCTGTTTATGCAAAATCTAGTGAAGAAATATTTGATTATCTTGGTTCACAAGGTATGACTTTATGTGGAACACCTGATGGAATCAATGGATTTCTAACTTACAATAAGCTTAAAACAATCTATTCAAAAGATGGTAATCATGGTCGCGAATTTAGAAATACCTCAGATTGGATAGTTGCTGTTAGCAAACATAAAGGAATAATAGAATCAGAAAACTGGCTTAAAGTTCAAAAAATGTATACAGGAAATGGTGATAAATTCACAGTATCAGCAAGAAGCCATAATGCTTTATTGACAGGTATAATGAAATGTGCAAAATGTGGCTCTCCAATGAGAATAATGCATGGTCCAGTTAGTAAAAAAACTGGAAATAAACTATACTACTATGCTTGTACAATGAAAAAAGACTCTAAAGGAACTAGATGTGATAATCCAAATGGAAAAGTAGAACAAATAGATCCAGTTGTTATAAATGCCATAAAGGACCTAGGTAAAACTAAAGAAACCTTTCTAAAAAATCTTATGGCGAAAAATAAACAAACTAGAAAAGCAGTTGCTAAAGATAATTTAGAAAGTAACCTTAATGTCCTTATTAAACAAAAAAAACATCAAATAGATAATCTCCTCACTAAAGTGTCCTTAGAACCTGATTTAGGAGATTTCATCATTCCTAAGATAAAGGAACTTAAGAAAGAAATAACACAACTTAATAAAGACCTAAATGATGCTAATAATACAATTGAACAAATAGATATGGAAGAATTAACTTTATCCTTCATAAAGTGCCTACTGGAAAAGTGCTCTATAATAGATACCTTGACTCACGATGAAATAAAAGAACTAATTAGAGGACTAACAGATAAAGTTACATGGGATGGAAATAGAGGAGACTTAAACCTTAATTTCATTGGTAGCAATGATGATAAAAAAAAATAG
- a CDS encoding AbrB family transcriptional regulator — MKESGIVRKVDPLGRIVIPKEIRKVMSINEGDPLEIVKENNEILLRKYRRGCIFCGGNKSIIKFREMLVCNECKKALIEA; from the coding sequence ATGAAAGAATCAGGAATAGTAAGAAAAGTTGATCCACTTGGACGAATTGTAATACCGAAAGAAATAAGAAAAGTAATGTCTATTAATGAAGGAGATCCTTTAGAAATAGTAAAAGAAAATAATGAAATATTATTAAGGAAATATCGTAGAGGATGTATCTTTTGTGGAGGTAATAAGAGCATCATTAAATTTAGGGAGATGCTTGTTTGTAATGAATGTAAGAAGGCTTTAATAGAAGCATAA
- a CDS encoding oxalate:formate antiporter has protein sequence MIPINHKSFIDNSIKVLKNDSRIVGVATGGSYITNEMDQYSDIDFIIAVDSNYYEEVMNERLKIAANLGILLSGFTGEHVGEPRLLICLYGPELLHVDLKFVSINDIAHRVEDPVILWERDNCVSKALKEDDAKFPIPSLQWIEDRFWVWIHYGATKIGRGEIFETIEFISSLRQMVIGPLILMKNGELPRGVRKIEFVAPESISLLKDTIPSYSIESCIKSLKVIIQMYLELREYFITEDFIKRVEAEKYSINYLNKINHENK, from the coding sequence ATGATACCAATAAATCATAAAAGTTTTATAGATAATTCAATAAAAGTTTTAAAGAATGACTCTAGAATTGTAGGAGTTGCAACAGGAGGATCGTATATTACAAATGAAATGGATCAATATTCAGATATTGATTTTATAATTGCAGTAGATTCTAACTACTATGAAGAAGTAATGAATGAGAGGCTTAAAATAGCAGCAAATCTAGGTATATTATTATCAGGATTTACAGGAGAACATGTTGGAGAACCACGACTTTTAATATGCTTGTACGGTCCAGAATTACTTCATGTTGATTTGAAATTTGTATCAATAAATGACATAGCACATAGAGTTGAAGATCCTGTTATTTTATGGGAAAGAGATAATTGTGTATCAAAAGCATTAAAGGAAGATGATGCAAAATTTCCAATTCCAAGTTTACAATGGATTGAGGATAGATTTTGGGTTTGGATTCATTATGGAGCTACAAAAATAGGTAGAGGTGAAATTTTTGAGACTATAGAATTTATATCATCATTAAGGCAGATGGTAATAGGTCCATTAATATTGATGAAAAATGGAGAGTTACCAAGGGGAGTGAGAAAAATAGAATTTGTTGCTCCAGAGAGCATAAGCTTATTGAAAGATACTATACCATCATATAGTATAGAAAGTTGTATAAAATCGTTAAAGGTGATAATACAAATGTATTTGGAACTAAGAGAATACTTTATAACGGAAGATTTTATAAAACGTGTAGAAGCTGAAAAATATTCTATAAATTATTTAAATAAAATAAATCATGAGAATAAGTAA
- a CDS encoding histidine kinase, with protein MIENNNYNIDIDLLEIKDVIDIKLLQKFQDNFAESMDIASITVDRNGNPVTTPSSYTSFCMDFVHITNIGDNRCAECHRKGGEEAARIGKPYIYTCHAGLIDFAAPILIDGKQIGTILGGQVLRKKPEKSRYIQIAKEIGVDEDGLVESVRKIKVITEKNITAAAEVLFIVANSLSKIGYEELKLKRLSNSLKIEVQNKNLLLEESNEYNRLKSQLFSTISHELKTPINIIYSSLQLLEKCYQESPFVFTVETFFKYSKIMKQNCHRLIRMVNNIIDMNKIEVGFFSLHLKNSNIIKVIEDITLSIVEYARLKDINVVFDTEIEEKITAFDEEKIERIMLNLLSNSIKFTEHGGNIGVAIYDRKEHILISVKDNGIGIPQDMFEKIFNPFTQVDPLFRRHAEGNGIGLSLVKSLVEMHEGEIIVGSQLGIGSEFIIKLPIKLVKSELNENKHKVIDLNYNIENTKIEFSDIYFN; from the coding sequence ATGATTGAAAACAATAATTACAATATTGATATAGATTTACTTGAAATAAAAGATGTTATAGATATAAAACTGTTGCAAAAATTTCAGGATAACTTCGCAGAAAGTATGGATATTGCAAGTATAACTGTAGATAGAAATGGAAATCCAGTTACCACACCAAGCTCCTATACAAGTTTTTGTATGGATTTTGTACATATTACTAATATAGGTGATAACAGATGTGCGGAATGTCATAGAAAAGGTGGCGAGGAAGCTGCACGAATAGGCAAGCCTTATATTTATACATGTCATGCTGGACTAATTGATTTTGCAGCTCCTATTTTAATAGATGGTAAACAAATTGGAACTATCTTAGGTGGACAAGTTTTAAGAAAGAAACCTGAAAAGTCAAGGTATATACAAATAGCAAAAGAAATAGGTGTAGATGAGGATGGACTTGTTGAGTCTGTAAGAAAAATTAAGGTTATTACAGAAAAAAATATAACGGCTGCTGCAGAAGTATTGTTTATAGTTGCAAATTCACTTTCAAAGATAGGCTACGAAGAACTAAAGCTTAAGAGGCTTTCGAACAGCTTAAAGATTGAGGTGCAAAATAAAAATTTGTTATTAGAAGAATCTAATGAATATAATAGATTAAAGTCTCAACTTTTTTCAACTATATCACATGAATTAAAGACTCCTATTAATATTATCTACAGTTCATTACAGTTATTAGAAAAATGCTACCAAGAGAGTCCATTTGTATTTACTGTTGAGACATTTTTTAAATATTCAAAAATAATGAAACAAAATTGTCATAGATTAATTAGGATGGTTAACAATATAATAGATATGAATAAAATAGAAGTAGGCTTTTTTAGTCTACACTTAAAAAATAGCAATATTATTAAAGTTATTGAAGATATTACATTATCAATAGTTGAATATGCAAGATTAAAGGATATTAATGTTGTTTTTGATACAGAAATAGAAGAAAAAATAACTGCATTTGATGAAGAAAAAATTGAAAGAATTATGTTGAATTTATTGTCAAACTCAATCAAGTTTACTGAGCATGGAGGAAACATAGGTGTCGCCATATATGATAGAAAAGAGCATATATTGATTTCGGTCAAAGATAATGGGATTGGTATACCGCAAGATATGTTTGAAAAAATTTTTAATCCATTTACTCAAGTAGATCCCTTATTTAGACGACATGCTGAAGGTAATGGCATTGGCTTATCACTTGTAAAATCCCTTGTAGAAATGCATGAAGGGGAAATTATTGTAGGAAGCCAATTAGGTATTGGTAGTGAGTTCATAATTAAGCTACCTATCAAGCTTGTGAAAAGTGAATTAAATGAAAATAAACATAAAGTCATAGATTTAAATTACAATATAGAAAATACTAAAATTGAGTTTTCTGATATATATTTTAACTAA
- a CDS encoding nitrate ABC transporter substrate-binding protein gives MQAVLSKSADIGFCGPEQTIYINNQGREDYPVLFAQLTQKDGSFLVGRTKDDNFKWNNIKGKDVIGGRPGGVPAMALEYALKQNNINPKTDVNMVTNIDFAATAGAFKGGTGDYVALFEPTASVLAKEGTGTILASVGEESGLIPYTCYFTTKSYMDKNPKVIENFTKAIYKGQQWFFNHSTEEVADSIIEYFPGTEKETIMTVIDNYKKIDALAHTPEIKEENLNRLMDIIADYDASLMPQRPEFNKIVDNSYAQKVVK, from the coding sequence ATGCAAGCAGTTTTAAGTAAATCAGCAGATATTGGTTTTTGTGGACCTGAGCAAACAATTTACATTAACAATCAAGGAAGAGAAGATTATCCTGTGCTTTTTGCACAGCTTACTCAAAAAGATGGCTCTTTCTTAGTTGGAAGAACTAAAGATGATAATTTTAAATGGAACAATATTAAAGGGAAAGATGTTATAGGTGGAAGACCTGGTGGGGTTCCTGCTATGGCTCTTGAATATGCATTGAAACAAAACAATATTAACCCTAAAACAGATGTTAACATGGTTACTAATATAGATTTTGCTGCAACTGCTGGTGCATTTAAAGGCGGTACTGGAGATTACGTAGCACTTTTTGAGCCAACAGCATCAGTTCTTGCAAAAGAGGGTACTGGAACTATACTTGCATCAGTTGGTGAAGAGTCAGGCCTTATTCCTTATACTTGCTATTTCACTACAAAATCTTATATGGATAAAAATCCTAAAGTTATTGAAAATTTTACAAAGGCAATTTATAAAGGACAACAGTGGTTCTTTAATCATAGTACAGAAGAAGTTGCAGATAGTATAATTGAATATTTCCCTGGTACTGAGAAAGAGACAATTATGACTGTTATAGACAATTACAAAAAAATTGATGCATTAGCACATACACCAGAAATTAAAGAAGAAAACTTAAATAGACTTATGGATATAATTGCAGATTATGATGCAAGTTTAATGCCACAAAGGCCTGAATTTAATAAAATAGTAGATAATTCATATGCTCAAAAAGTAGTTAAGTAG
- a CDS encoding spermidine/putrescine ABC transporter ATP-binding protein — translation MSLLKISDISMNYHSIKGETQALNNVNFEVNDGEFISILGPSGCGKSTLLNIMNGLLEPSNGHVLYKGEDIKKNLDKIGYMFQKDHLFEWNTVWENVTLGLKIKRQLNNESKERVNELLDTYGLQRFKEHYPSELSGGMRQRVALIRTLALKPEILFLDEPFSALDYQSRLLVCDDVYNIIKTEKKTAIMVTHDISEAISISQKVIVLTKRPSNVKVEIPIDFQNDNLTPFQKRKNPLFSDYFNRLWKELDQSNE, via the coding sequence TTGAGCTTGCTTAAAATATCAGACATATCCATGAATTATCATTCGATTAAAGGAGAAACACAAGCTTTAAATAATGTGAATTTTGAAGTAAATGATGGTGAGTTCATTTCTATTTTAGGACCATCAGGATGTGGCAAATCTACGTTGCTTAATATTATGAATGGATTATTAGAGCCGTCAAATGGACATGTATTATATAAAGGTGAAGATATAAAAAAAAATTTAGATAAAATAGGATATATGTTTCAAAAAGATCATCTTTTTGAATGGAATACTGTTTGGGAAAACGTAACTTTGGGATTAAAAATAAAAAGGCAATTAAACAATGAATCAAAAGAAAGAGTAAATGAATTATTAGACACTTATGGATTACAAAGGTTTAAGGAGCATTATCCAAGTGAACTTTCTGGTGGAATGAGACAAAGAGTTGCCCTTATAAGAACTTTAGCTTTAAAACCTGAAATACTTTTTTTAGATGAGCCATTTTCAGCATTAGATTATCAATCAAGACTTTTAGTATGTGATGATGTTTATAATATAATTAAAACAGAAAAAAAGACAGCAATTATGGTAACTCATGATATTTCAGAAGCCATTTCTATATCTCAAAAAGTAATAGTATTAACTAAAAGACCATCAAATGTAAAAGTAGAAATTCCTATAGATTTTCAAAATGATAATCTAACTCCATTTCAAAAGAGAAAAAATCCACTGTTTAGTGATTATTTCAATAGACTATGGAAGGAGTTGGATCAAAGTAATGAGTAA
- a CDS encoding sulfonate ABC transporter permease gives MSKKPEIYFLKKPKEENENKKSNSLIEEVKVDKKYKKAKSEDNVSEEHEIYLKKVKSTKRKIVITRILILVIFIALWQIAASLKWIDPFLTSSPTRVIKSFVSLYEDGSLFKHIGITCYETILGFSLGTILGAVIAVILWSCPFVSKILDPYIVVLNALPKVALAPIIIFWIGNGMPAIIVIALLISVVTTVISILTGFNEIDKEKIMLMNTFRASKTQILRYLIFPYSIPIFISALKINVGLSWVGVIMGEFLVAKNGLGFLIVYGGQVAQLDMVMMSIVILSIIAFIMYEMVAFTEKKLAKDRN, from the coding sequence ATGAGTAAGAAACCTGAGATATATTTTTTAAAAAAACCAAAAGAGGAAAATGAAAACAAAAAAAGTAATAGTTTAATTGAAGAGGTTAAAGTAGATAAAAAATATAAAAAAGCAAAATCAGAAGATAACGTCAGTGAAGAACATGAAATATATTTAAAAAAGGTAAAATCTACTAAAAGAAAAATTGTAATTACTAGAATTCTTATACTTGTTATTTTTATTGCTTTATGGCAAATAGCTGCTAGTTTAAAATGGATTGACCCATTTCTAACTTCAAGCCCAACTAGAGTTATTAAATCTTTTGTATCTTTATATGAAGATGGGAGTTTGTTTAAGCATATAGGAATTACTTGCTATGAAACTATTTTAGGATTTTCGTTAGGTACAATTTTAGGTGCTGTAATTGCAGTTATTCTATGGTCGTGTCCTTTTGTATCAAAGATATTAGATCCATATATAGTAGTTTTGAATGCACTTCCTAAGGTTGCTTTAGCTCCAATTATAATATTTTGGATTGGAAATGGCATGCCTGCTATAATTGTTATTGCACTTTTAATTTCAGTAGTAACAACAGTTATCAGTATTTTAACTGGATTTAATGAAATAGATAAAGAAAAAATTATGCTAATGAATACCTTCAGAGCATCTAAGACACAAATATTAAGATATTTAATATTTCCATATTCTATTCCAATTTTTATCTCAGCTTTAAAAATAAATGTAGGGCTATCTTGGGTAGGAGTAATAATGGGCGAATTCTTGGTAGCTAAGAATGGTTTGGGTTTTTTAATAGTCTATGGTGGACAAGTTGCTCAATTAGATATGGTAATGATGAGTATTGTAATTCTTTCTATAATTGCATTTATTATGTATGAAATGGTTGCATTTACGGAAAAAAAACTTGCGAAAGATAGAAATTAA